A stretch of Miscanthus floridulus cultivar M001 chromosome 13, ASM1932011v1, whole genome shotgun sequence DNA encodes these proteins:
- the LOC136502040 gene encoding uncharacterized protein, producing the protein MTGRSGEHAHSPRTRGIIHDFERHMRLRAKGLEEDVRVTNKRLGQLEATQIGTNQRLAAMEVSIGEVNTSLVAILARLERMQDGGRNRAHQHHHNDGSMGSVSAENDDVYAGDTEHDDEVDAQPRRQLHRNHHGMGARPPRREVRDNDDSLGKIKFTMPSFDGKYDPDAYLTWELATDKKFACHDFPRNKRVRAATSEFTDFASIWWSEYCHTNPNNTP; encoded by the exons atgaccggacgctccg GGGAACATGCACACTCACCACGCACAAGGGGCATCATACATGACTTCGAGCGCCATATGAGGTTACGCGCTAAAGGCCTCGAAGAGGACGTTCGTGTTACCAATAAGCGCCTTGGGCAATTAGAGGCAACTCAAATTGGCACCAACCAAAGGCTTGCTGCGATGGAGGTTTCCATTGGAGAAGTGAACACTTCTCTTGTTGCTATTTTGGCCAGACTTGAGAGAATGCAAGACGGAGGACGTAACCGTGCACATCAACACCACCACAATGATGGTAGTATGGGTAGTGTTTCAGCTGAGAATGATGATGTCTATGCAGGAGACACTGAGCATGATGATGAGGTGGATGCTCAACCCCGTCGTCAACTGCACCGTAATCACCATGGAATGGGTGCTAGGCCACCACGCCGAGAGGTACGTGACAATGATGATTCTTTGGGTAAAATTAAGTTCACCATGCCATCTTTTGATGGGAAATATGATCCTGATGCATACCTTACATGGGAACTAGCTACTGATAAGAAGTTTGCTTGTCATGATTTCCCTAGAAATAAACGAGTTAGGGCtgcaactagtgagtttactgattttGCTTCTATTTGGTGGAGTGAGTATTGCCACACTAATCCAAACAATACTCCTTAG